The Anaerolineales bacterium genome segment TTGTAGGATTCCTGGAAGATGAACGCCAGGACGAACGCCACGATCAGCAGGACCACCCCGACGACGGCTTCGAATATTCTGCGCGCCATATGGATTCCTTTCGTGCCCGGCGGCCGCCATCCCTTTTGCATGGGACGAGGATTGCCATACGGCGCGCCGCGCAGTTCTTGGGAATTGCGCTTCGCGATGCCCCGCGGCTTTCCTCCGCTGCGCGGGGCAGGCTGTGCGGGAGGTTATCCCGCTCTTGCGGGACGCTGGATACCCTGCGGCTTGCCGTTCGGTTCTTGGAGGTTGCGCTCCGTGATACCGTGCGGCTTGCCGCATGTTTGTTCATTTTTTCGCGGGCTTTTCAGTCGATTGATCCGCCTCTTTTTTTTCTTTGTGCGCGATGATCCGTTTCCGCAGCGCCTTCGGGCTGGCGCCCGTCGCCCAGCCCGGGTACAGCAGGTTGAGAATCGGATCGGCGATCCGCGGATCGAGATGGTTCGCCATCCGGTCGCTGTGGGGGATCGAGGCGCCGACCATCCCCGACATGCCGATCCGCTCGCCCAGCGAGCGGACCATGTTCATGATCAGATGCACTTTGAGATCCGGCCGCGCGGCGCGCACCGGCTCCAATTCCTTGAGCAGGGTTTCCGCCTGATAAAGGGATTCCTCGCGCGGCGCGGTGATCACCAGGACGGTGGTGGCCAGGTCAAGCAGGTACGGCCAGAAGGGATGGCTCGGCGCGGCGTCGACGACGACCAGCGTATAGCCCTTCTTCAGGCCGGCCAGGAAATTCGGCAGGCGCGGATCCTCGGCCAGGACCTGCGACGCGCGGTGGTCGATCGGATGCAGTTTGATGCCTTCCCATTCGGTCGCGGTGTCCTCCCCGGTCAGCACGTCGTAGAGCGAATGCAGCTGCGGGCCCAGGCGCGAGATCAGATAGGATCCCCCGGCGTTGGCCTCGAGCAGGGCCGTCGGCAGGTTCCGCTCGCGGAAGCGTTTGGCCACCGCCAGGGCGAGGGTGGATTTTCCCACCCCGCCCGCCCAACCCGTCACCAGCACGAACCGCGACGGGAGGTACTGCAGCTTCTTGCGGTTGGCCAGCCGGGCCGAGGAAATCCATTCCTCCGGCTGGGCGAGCATCTGCTCCGGGGTGGTGACCGGGATGCGGGTGCATTCGAGCGTGTTTTCCATCAGCGCGGGATCGACATCCCACACCGGGATGACTTCTCCCAGGACGACCAAGTCGGCGTCCGGCAGGCCGCGGATCACGCCGCGGGTGGTGAAGGTCTCGCGCATCACCACTTCCTGCCGCTCCGCCAGCACGCCGACCAGCTTGGGGTCCGGATCCTTCGCCGCCAGCAGGATGATCAGCCGGTCGGCCTGATCCTTTTTGCGCCGGAAAAAATTCAACATAAAACCGCCTCTCCGCATCCTTCCCTTCCGCAACGGTCCGTCAGGCCAGCGCCCGCCAGACCGCAAACAGCAGAACGCCGATCCAGATTCCGCCGATCGTCGGACGGCCTTCGGAGTTCAGCTCGGCTTCGCTCGGCAGGTTCCGCAGAACCACGCGCCAAGCCATGCGCTTCCAGCGCGCGACGAGCTCATGGCGGTAGACTACGATCATCGTGCCCGCCGCCCAGAGGAAGATCCCCCCCAGCAGAAATCCGAACATCTCCCACCGCGGCGCGATCATCAGGGCGGCGTAGGCCGCAAGCGAATCCGCCCCGCCCGCGATGTTCATCTCCCACAACGCCCAAAACAGCACCAGCCCCGCCGCCAGAGCCAAATTGCCGGCCGCCAGGGATGCCGAAAGCAGCAAAACGGTCCCCGCCCCCCGGACCACCAGCCGGTTCGAGAGGTGCAGGAGCAGAGCCGCAGCCATCGCCGCCGCCACATACCACTCACCGAATACGGCCTGATACAGCACGCCCGCGGCGACGGGCGGAAGCACCAGCCAGACGGGGAGGATCGTCGATTTTGCCAGGTCCCACAGGGTTTCCAGCGCCAGCCAGAAGAGAAGAAACCCTATTCCCAGGACCTCCGCTTGATCCACCGTCAATCCGGCCTCCGACAGTATCCAGAAATGCTCAACCGGCGGACTCTGTCAGCCTTCCGGCGGTTGTTTGCTTCATTTTATATCCGGCCTCCAAGCCCAGAATAAACCGGACATTAATACTGCTATTTTGTGGGCGTTCGGTGCAAAAAGCAAGCCTGTCCCTGCCAGGAAGCCGTAGGGGCGACCGGAGAGTCTCGTCATGCCCGCGCCTGCCCTCGGTGTGCATTTCACCGGGGGTGCTCCAAGCGGGCATCCAGATTTTTTCCCCGGCGCAAGCAGGAAAGACTTCCCTTACGGGAGCAAGCGAGGACACGCTCGCAATGACGCCGATTAACGACTTTTTCACCACCCTGCTTAACAAGCCACTCAGGGGCGACGGCCGCATAAGATCCTATCCCAACTCCACGTCGATCAGGATCGGGAACCATCCTTGCGGCGAGAAGCGCAGGCCCTGCACGCGGGCGGCGGCGACGTTGAGGTTCACGTAATCCCGGATCGGGAGGAGCGCGCATTCCTGCGCGATCGTTTCCTGGACCTTCCGGTAGAGTTCCAACCGCTCAAAGAAATCCGCGGATTGAACCGCCCGGTCCAACAGGGAATCCAATTCCGGATTCCGGATGCCGCTCCAGTTGTAGGCGCCCCCGGAATGGTAGAAGGACCTCAGCAGATCCGGGTCGGTTCCGGCCAGGTTGATCGAGATCAGATGGTATGCACCGCCGGATTGCGCTTCCTTGAGGGCGGAGAACGACGCCGCCTGGATCAACTCCACGTCCGCGCCGACTTCCGCCCATTGCAGTTCCAGGAGTTCGGCCGTCTGCGGGGTCAATCCCCAGGATGGATAGACCACCCTCAAACGCAGCGGCTGTCCGCCCTTTTCGCGGAAGCCGTCTCCGTCCGCATCCTCCCAACCGGCTTGGGTCAGCAGGTCCTGGGCTGCGTTTCGGTCGAACGCATCCGCCGGAACAACCGCCGCCGCGCCCCAGGTCGCCGCGGTCAGGGGCCCCAAGGCGAGATGCGAATGGGCGCCGAACACGGTGCTCACCAGCGTGCCCCGATCGACGGCGGCCAACAGCGCCCGGCGGACGAGCAGGTCGTCGGTCGGGATTTGCCTCAGATTGAAGAAGAACTGCAGCGGCTGGCCCGGAATCGTCACCGGGTGGACGGCGAAGCGCCCCTCCCGCTCCAGATCGGCGGCGTCATGCGGCAGGACCTCGCCCATCACGTCCGCCTCGCCGGATAGCAGAGCCGGAGCCCGGGCTGCGGGATCCGTATAAAACCGGAAGACGACCCGCTCGAGCGAAGCCGAGGCGTTACGGTAGACGGCGGGGGCCCAGGCATAATCCGGATTGCGCTCCAGCGTCAGGTGGTCGCCGGCCGCGTATTCCACGAACCGGAAGGGACCGGTTCCCACCTGGTGGAATTGATAATCGGCGCCCCATTTTTCCAGCGCGGCCGGGGACGCCATCCCAAGGTAAACCTGCGAAAGGGAATCGAAGAGCGGAGCGAACGGCTCCGCAAGCTCGAGGCGCACGGTGAACTCGTCGATCCGCACGACCGCCTTCACTTTGTCGATCAGGAAACGCGCCTTTTGGGATTGGGTGTGCGGATCGAGAATCCTCTCCAGGTTGGTTTTCACCGCTTGGGCGTCGAAGGCGGTGCCGTCGTGGAAGCGCACGTCCCGCCGCAGAAAAAACGTGTACGCCTTTCCGTCCGCGGAGACTTCCCAGCGCTCGGCCAATCCGGGGACGAATCCGCCCTCGGCGTCCCGGAAGACCAGCGTGTCGTACACCGACGAGAGCGGGATGCCGAGTTCCGAAGAAGTATGCACGTGCGGATCGATTCCGGTCGGCGCCAGGGTCAATCCGTAGCGCAACACGCCCTCGCCGGATCCGCCCGCGGAACAGGCGAAGCATCCGGAAAGCAACAAACCCGCGATCAGCGCGGCTTTCCACACTCGCATGGATCATCCTCCAAGAATAGATTCAGCGCTCCGCCCGATCCGCCGGCGCGCTTCGGCGCGCACCCGGACGGTTTGCGTCTTGTGTCAACGCTTTTCCACCAGCGACCGCCGCGTCGGCGCCCGCCCTCGGCGTATTTTCCGCCGGGGGCGAATCTCGCCGGGCGCGGTCGAATCGCAGAATTTCACCGTGTCCCGGCTTCGAGTCCCCCCGCTTCCCCCGCTTCCCCCGCTTCGCGAGGGCAAGCGCGAGGGCAAGCGCGAGGGCGAGCGCGAGGGCGGGCGCCGGGATGACGGAAAAAAAAACAAGAACAACGGCAACGCGTTTTTGAGATCCTTGCGGGGCAGCCGGCCGAATCTCAAAGCACGTTATGGACGATGGAATCCAGCGTCCGGCGGGGCCGCGGCTCGGCGCTTTCGCCCGGGTATCCGATCGGCAGGAGCGCCACCGGGCGGACCGACGCCGGCAGATGGAGCGCCTCCGATACGGCCTGCTCCTGAAACGCGCCCACCCAAACGCCGGCCAAGCCGAGGGCCGTCGCCGCCAGCATGGCGTGGGTGCAGGCGATCGTCGCATCCTGGACCGAATACAGAGTCCGGCCGCGGTCGCTGTAGCGCAGAACCGCACGCTCCGGATTGGCGCAGAAAGCCAGGACCACCGGAGCTTCGGAGAAGAATTCCATCTGCGGCAGGGTGCTGGCCAACCGCGCGCGCGCGGCTTGAGTTTTCGCCAGGTAGATTTCATAGGCCTGCACATTGCCCGCCGAAGGAGCCCGGTTGGCCGCCTCGAGGACGGCGTGCAGCTTTTCTTCCTCCACCGCGCGCTCGTCAAAACGGCGGATCGATCTCCTGGTCCGGACGACTTCGAAAAAATCCGTCTTCACCTCCCGCGGCGCACCCGATCCGCCTAATGCCAAACCAGTTGGAGGACCAATCCGGCGAGGAACAGCAGGCCGAAGGCCCGATGGTGGTAGAACGCGGCCGCGACGAACCACATCGGCCAGAATTCGCCGGCCTCCGGCGGAGGCTCGGCCGGCCGCGGCCGGGAATAGATGCGCCACAGCGGCAGGCTGAAGTAGAACGCCGGCAGCACGGCGAGGACCGTCCAGGAAAAATACCCGGCGGCCGTCAGCGCGATCACCAGGACGTATTGCGCGGCGGTTAGAAGCCGGACTCCGATCCGCGACGCCCGGTCCCCGACCAGCACCGGCAGGGTTCGGATCCGCTTGGCTTTATCGGCTTCGCGTTTGTCCAGGTGCTTGCCGAAGATCACGGTCACGGCGCCGAGGGCGCACGGCAGACCGGCCAGCACGGCGTTCCAATCCCACCGTCCGGCCACGGCGTAATAGCCGCCGCCGACCATCAGTGGCCCCCAAACGAGCAGGACCGCAAGCTCGCCCAGGCCGATGTACTTCAGCGGCCAGGTGTAGAACACGACGAAGAAGGCGCCGGCCGCCATCAGCAGGATTACCGGCCACCCGCGCAGCGCGGCCAGCGCCAGCCCGCAGGCGGCCGCCGCCGCGCCGCTGAACGCGGCATAGCCCAGCAATTGCTTTTTCGTGAGCAGCCCCTGCTGCACCGTTTGCGGACCGTATTGGGTGCGGAAGTAGTTGGCTTCGTCCACCCCGCGCGCGTAATCGATCAGGTCGTTGAGCAGGTTGTTGGCGGCATGGGCCATCACCAGTCCGACCGTCACCAACAGCCACTCCCCCCAGCGGAAAAGTCCGTCGCGGGCGGCCAGCAAGCCGGCGACCGCGGCGGAAAGGAAGGTCAGGACCAGCACCGCCGCGCGCGCGGCGATCAGCCAGCGCGAGACGGGATCCAGCCGGTCCCATTCCGCGCGGCTGATCTTCGGGATCACCTGCAGGGCGCGGAGCCACATCGATGGATTCATGCGCCTCCCTCAAGGCGCGGGGAATCATATCACGAGAGAAAAAGGACCTGTCCGGTGGCAGGCACCGGACAGGTCCGCGTCCCTATTCGCCGCCTGTCAGGTCCGGCGAACCTGACATGCGGCGAACGTCCCTTTCCATGCACCCTCCCCGTTTCCCTCCAGCCCGCATCCCGGATCTGGGAAGAGGGGGGCCATTCACAGGCGGAGAGGAAACGGTTTATGGGAGTAGGAAAGGCCCTGGTTACTCCAGCTCCAACTCCAGCAACTGGTTCAGCGTCTTGTGCGTGTCCTTCACGCCCTTTAGGTTCGCATCGCCGCGGATGCGGCCGTCGCGCAGGACCAGAACGCGGTCGGCGTAGGAGGCGGCCCGGAAGTCGTGCGTCACCATGATCACCGTCTGTTTGTTCTCATCGCACACCGAACGCAGCAATTCGAGAATGCCCGTCCCGCTTGCGGAATCGAGATTGCCGGTCGGTTCGTCCGCCAGCACCAGCGCCGGCCGGTTGGCGAGCGCCCGGGCCACGGCCACCCGTTGGCGCTCGCCGCCCGAAAGCCGCGCCGGGACGTGCCGCATGCGCTCCGACAGGCCGACCCTCCCCAAGAGCGCCTTCGTCCGCTCCGTCCGCTCCCGCCGTCTCAAGCCGCCGAAGCGCATGACCACCTCGACGTTCTCATAGGTGTTCAGCATCGGCAGGAGGTTGAAGGTCTGGAAGATAAAACCGATCTCGCGGGCGCGCAGATCCGTGCGCGCCCCGTCGCCCATGCGGGAAAGCGGCCGCCCGCGGAACAGCACCTCTCCGCTGCTCGGCCGGTCCATCGCGCCGATCAGATGCAGCAGGCTGGATTTGCCGCTGCCCGACGGCCCGACGACGGCGACGAATTCCCCCTCCTCCACCTGCAGGTCGATGCCCCGCACGGCTTCCACCGCGACGCCGTTCATTCCGTAGGTTCTGGTGACGTTCTTCGTTTCAACAATCGTAGGCATGGTTGCCTTCCTTTTCCTTCCTCGTCCCCTTCCCCTGCTCCCCTTGCCCCTCTCGGCGGCAATCGCCGGAGAGGGGCAAGGGGAGCAGGGACAGAGGTGAGGTGTGATGTCATTCGTAGCGCAGCGATTCAAGCGGATCCACCCGCACCGCCTGCCAGGCCGGCAGAAGCGACGCCGCCAAGCCGACGCTGACGGCGATCAGCACGGTTTGACCCCACACCGCGAACAGCCCCGAAAAATTCGAGAGGTATTCCTCCATCCCCCAGCGGACCAGGAATATCGCGATCGGCAGAGCCGCCGACGTTCCGAGGAGGCTCAGGACGACGGACTGCCCGGCCACCATCGCCAAAATCCGCCAACGGCGGGCCCCCACCGCGCGCAGGGTTCCGATCTCGCGCCGCAGCTCCATCACCGAGACGACGATCACGATCGTCACCAGCACCACGGCCACGGCGAGGATCGACGTTTCGATGATCCGCATGAAGCCCCGCATCGCCTGCAGCAGGGCCTCGGCGTTGCGCAGCATGTCGTCTTGGGTGGAAACCGACAAGCCCGAAAACCGGTCGAGGATCGCGGACTTGACGTCCCCCGTTTCTTCCGCCGTCCGGGCGGTGAGAATCACCGCCGAGACCGTCCCCCGGCGGTCGAAGAGGGCTTGCGCCGTTTCCAGCGGCATGACGACGGCGTTGGCGAACAATTGGGGCGCATCGCCGAGGAGTCCGACGACGGTGAAAGCTCGGCCGCCGACGTCCACCGAATCGCCCACGGCGACGCTTCGGCCGCCGCTTGCCGAACGGTAGTACTCCGCAGCGCTCCGCCCGAGGATCACCTCTTCCGGACCGCCGAGGGTCAGGCGGCCGGCCTCCGCCTCCAACCCCGTCAGGTAGGCCTCCTCGTGCCCCGGTTCAATGCCGACGGCGACGACGGCCGGCGGAGTGTAGGGCATGATCGACCGGGCGATGGGGATGAACAACAGCGCCGAGCTGACCCGGCGGTCGATGCCCTCCACCGCCAGGAGTTCAGCGGCCGCCGCGTCCGTCAGGCTGCTGGCCGCGGACGTCGGGTCCACACTCCCGCCGCTCGACTCCACCTCTTGCTGAACCAGGATCTTTCCGGCAAACGCGTTAACCTGGTTTTCGATACCGCTGGTGTAGGTCCCCATCACGCCGTGCACCATCAGGTACAACTGCACGGCGGAGGCGACTCCCAGGACGGCCATCAGGGACCGCAGCTTCCGCCGCCACAAACTCTTCCACGCCACATCCCACAACATCGCCACCTCCCACCGGATTTGCCGGCGTCTTCCTTAATCCATCTGCATTGCCGCGAGCGGATCCACCCGCACCGCCTGCCAGGCGGGAAGGGCCGCCGCCAGGATCCCGATCAGCAGGCACACGCCGAGGGCGGACAGCCACAACCCGATCATCCGCGCCGGGTCATAGAACAATCCATAACTAAAAACCTGATTGGAAAGGGCGGAAAGCGGCAGGGCTAAGATCCCGCCGGCCGTCGTCAGCAAAAGCGATTCGCCCACCACCATCCCGAGGATCCGGCGTTTGCGCGCGCCCATGGCCCGCAGGGTGCCGATGTCCCTGCGTTGTTCCATCACCGCGATCAGCACCACGATCATCACCACCATCACCGTGGAAAGGATCGCCGAGCCGTTGATCAGGTTGAAAAACGCACGCTGCATCGACATCATGGCCCGCGCGTTGTCGGCCACGTCCTTTGCGTTCGAGGCTTTCAAGGCCGGGTGCGCATCATGAATCGCGTCCTGGATCCCTTCCACGGCGTCCACCCGGAACGGGGTGAGGATCACCGCAGACACGGTCTGCGGGCGGTGGAACAGCTCCTGGACCGTGTCCAGCGGCAGAATCACCGCCCCGCTGTAGAGCGAGGAAGCCCTTTCAAGCACGCCGAGGACCGTGAACTCTAAATCCAGGACCCGGATGGTATCCCCCGGTGCGGCGGGGGCATCGCCCCCGGCGGGCCGGTAGTGCCGGGCGGCGCTCGATCCGAGGATGACCCCGCGCGCCTCCCCCAAGACGGCCCGGCCGGTTTGCGCCCGCAGGTTGCCGAGGAACGCGCGCTCGCGCCCGGGCTCCAGGCCGACGACAAAGTAGGCGGGCGGCATGTTGGGCCGCATGTCGGCCAGGAGCGGAATGAACAGCACCGCCGAACTCTCTTCCCGGTTGACCCCCTCGAGGGCGAGGATCCATTCGGCCGTGTCGCCCGCAATCGCGCTGTTCATCGAAGGGAAATCCTCGCCGGCCCCGGCCGACAGCACCGGCCGCTGGACGAAGATTTTTCCGGCAAACATGGCCACCTGCTGTTGGATGTCGGTGTCGTAAAAATTCAGGATCGCCGTCATCATCAGGTACAGCTGGACCGCCGTCGCCACGCCGAGGACCGTCAAGAACGAGCGGAGTCTCCTGCGCCAAAGTGTTTTCACCGCAATGTCAAGCAACATAAATCATTCCTTTCCCGAACCGGACCGTTTTGTATCGCTCGTCCCGGCTGCGCCGCGTTCCAGCCGCTCGTCGCACAGATCCAGCCAGCGCAAGTCGGCCTGCAGGTGGAGGATCGCGCCCTCGATCATCAGGGCGATGTCGGCGTCTCCGGCGCGGGCCGCCATCGCCGTCAGGTCGCGCAGCTGGGTCAGGTAGGCCTGCCGCTGGCGGTCGATGATGCCCGCGGGATCCGGAATTCCCGCCAGCCGCCCGACGACCAGTTTGATGAAGAATTCGTCTCGGAATTGGCGGGGTTTTTCAACCGGCGCCTCGATCCAGGCCGCGAATTCCTGGCGGCCTTCCAGCGTGATCTGATACGTTTTTTTCCCGCGGCCGTCTTGGTCCTCGGCGGCCACCTCCACCAGCTTGTCGCGCTCCATGCGCCCGAGCGTGGAATAGATCTGGCCGAAGTTGATTTCCCAATGGCCTCCAAGCGCTTGCTCCAGACCGTTCTTCAGGTCGTATCCGTGCTTCGGATCGCGCGCCAGGAGTCCCAGCAGAGCGTACTTCAGCATAAGCGGTCCTTGGTCATGGCTTCCTCGATCCTTCCCGCCGCGCACCCAACTTCCTTCCCCTCGGCGCGGATCCGGCTTCCGATTTCAGATGCACGTTCCTGCACCAGCCGATCCTCTGGGATCTGCCGCATCGCCGCCGCCATGGCGTCGGCCGTCAAGTACGAACGGGGCAGGGAGCAGACGCCGTCGACCTCTGCCCGGTTTACATCCTGGCACTGAATGAGGCCTGGCTGAACCAAGCCTCGCGAGTCGAGTAAGTAGACAAAAATTCTCGTATATATACTTTATATATATTTTCTATATATATTCTTAGTATATATCATCTGGTGGTTTTGTCAAGTGGGAAAAATGGAAGGCTCATCAACCCAAGGGCTTTTTTCACCCAAA includes the following:
- a CDS encoding ABC transporter permease, whose translation is MLWDVAWKSLWRRKLRSLMAVLGVASAVQLYLMVHGVMGTYTSGIENQVNAFAGKILVQQEVESSGGSVDPTSAASSLTDAAAAELLAVEGIDRRVSSALLFIPIARSIMPYTPPAVVAVGIEPGHEEAYLTGLEAEAGRLTLGGPEEVILGRSAAEYYRSASGGRSVAVGDSVDVGGRAFTVVGLLGDAPQLFANAVVMPLETAQALFDRRGTVSAVILTARTAEETGDVKSAILDRFSGLSVSTQDDMLRNAEALLQAMRGFMRIIETSILAVAVVLVTIVIVVSVMELRREIGTLRAVGARRWRILAMVAGQSVVLSLLGTSAALPIAIFLVRWGMEEYLSNFSGLFAVWGQTVLIAVSVGLAASLLPAWQAVRVDPLESLRYE
- a CDS encoding ABC transporter permease, with the protein product MLLDIAVKTLWRRRLRSFLTVLGVATAVQLYLMMTAILNFYDTDIQQQVAMFAGKIFVQRPVLSAGAGEDFPSMNSAIAGDTAEWILALEGVNREESSAVLFIPLLADMRPNMPPAYFVVGLEPGRERAFLGNLRAQTGRAVLGEARGVILGSSAARHYRPAGGDAPAAPGDTIRVLDLEFTVLGVLERASSLYSGAVILPLDTVQELFHRPQTVSAVILTPFRVDAVEGIQDAIHDAHPALKASNAKDVADNARAMMSMQRAFFNLINGSAILSTVMVVMIVVLIAVMEQRRDIGTLRAMGARKRRILGMVVGESLLLTTAGGILALPLSALSNQVFSYGLFYDPARMIGLWLSALGVCLLIGILAAALPAWQAVRVDPLAAMQMD
- a CDS encoding PadR family transcriptional regulator, with product MLKYALLGLLARDPKHGYDLKNGLEQALGGHWEINFGQIYSTLGRMERDKLVEVAAEDQDGRGKKTYQITLEGRQEFAAWIEAPVEKPRQFRDEFFIKLVVGRLAGIPDPAGIIDRQRQAYLTQLRDLTAMAARAGDADIALMIEGAILHLQADLRWLDLCDERLERGAAGTSDTKRSGSGKE
- a CDS encoding ABC transporter ATP-binding protein produces the protein MPTIVETKNVTRTYGMNGVAVEAVRGIDLQVEEGEFVAVVGPSGSGKSSLLHLIGAMDRPSSGEVLFRGRPLSRMGDGARTDLRAREIGFIFQTFNLLPMLNTYENVEVVMRFGGLRRRERTERTKALLGRVGLSERMRHVPARLSGGERQRVAVARALANRPALVLADEPTGNLDSASGTGILELLRSVCDENKQTVIMVTHDFRAASYADRVLVLRDGRIRGDANLKGVKDTHKTLNQLLELELE
- a CDS encoding nitroreductase family protein, with the protein product MKTDFFEVVRTRRSIRRFDERAVEEEKLHAVLEAANRAPSAGNVQAYEIYLAKTQAARARLASTLPQMEFFSEAPVVLAFCANPERAVLRYSDRGRTLYSVQDATIACTHAMLAATALGLAGVWVGAFQEQAVSEALHLPASVRPVALLPIGYPGESAEPRPRRTLDSIVHNVL
- a CDS encoding prenyltransferase — encoded protein: MNPSMWLRALQVIPKISRAEWDRLDPVSRWLIAARAAVLVLTFLSAAVAGLLAARDGLFRWGEWLLVTVGLVMAHAANNLLNDLIDYARGVDEANYFRTQYGPQTVQQGLLTKKQLLGYAAFSGAAAAACGLALAALRGWPVILLMAAGAFFVVFYTWPLKYIGLGELAVLLVWGPLMVGGGYYAVAGRWDWNAVLAGLPCALGAVTVIFGKHLDKREADKAKRIRTLPVLVGDRASRIGVRLLTAAQYVLVIALTAAGYFSWTVLAVLPAFYFSLPLWRIYSRPRPAEPPPEAGEFWPMWFVAAAFYHHRAFGLLFLAGLVLQLVWH